A window of Rufibacter sp. LB8 contains these coding sequences:
- a CDS encoding DUF885 family protein → MKKLLLMALLAGTVLSCQEKADSTQTTSTAEDAPELATLFDQYWEQHLRFFPLEATAQGDNRYNHLLPNDNTQAFRDSLKTFYQQYLTQLKKTDRASLRANDQTSYDIFEYEMQSRLDGLKQNTHLIPFQQFWGLPLTMGQLGAGTGNQPFKTAKDYDNWLGRVQGFTLWADSAIVNFRKGMTSGVVLPKVLVQKMIPQMQSMVVTHPSKSLFYGPIKNFPADISTADRERLTKVYEQAIMTQLVPTYRKLATFLEQEYLPKARTSTGINGVTGGQGLYNHYVRYWTTTDKTPEEIYTTGQQEVKRIQAEMEKVKNQVGFKGTISEFFTHLRNDPKFTPYKTPEEVLNAFRAIQSKIEPNLSKMFGRTPKTPFEIRQTEAFRAASASAEYNQGSPDGSRPGIFYVPILDATKFNTTSGMESLFLHEAIPGHHYQISLQQENEKLPKFRRFSWYGAYGEGWALYTESLGKELGLYTDPYQYMGALGDEMHRAIRLVVDVGMHTKNMTREQAIDYMMANEAIDEKGATAEIERYMAIPGQALSYKIGQLKIQELRNKYQKQLGNKFTLTAFHDEILKDGNMPLQVIEKKMDAWANAQKK, encoded by the coding sequence ATGAAAAAACTTTTGCTGATGGCGCTTTTGGCGGGCACGGTTCTATCTTGCCAAGAAAAAGCAGATTCTACGCAGACCACGTCTACCGCAGAAGACGCGCCGGAACTGGCCACCTTATTTGACCAGTACTGGGAACAGCATTTGCGCTTCTTCCCGCTAGAGGCCACCGCGCAGGGCGACAACCGCTACAACCACCTGCTGCCCAATGACAACACCCAGGCCTTTAGAGACAGCCTGAAAACGTTCTACCAGCAGTATCTTACCCAGTTAAAGAAAACCGACCGCGCCAGCCTCAGAGCCAATGACCAAACCAGCTATGACATCTTTGAGTATGAGATGCAGAGCCGGTTAGACGGCCTCAAGCAGAATACCCATTTGATCCCGTTTCAGCAGTTCTGGGGTTTGCCTTTGACCATGGGCCAGTTGGGCGCGGGCACCGGCAACCAACCGTTTAAAACCGCCAAAGATTATGACAACTGGCTGGGTCGCGTGCAGGGCTTCACCCTTTGGGCCGACAGTGCTATTGTAAATTTCAGGAAAGGCATGACCAGCGGCGTGGTGCTGCCCAAAGTGCTGGTGCAGAAAATGATTCCGCAGATGCAGAGCATGGTGGTTACGCACCCCAGCAAAAGTCTTTTCTACGGCCCCATCAAAAACTTTCCCGCTGACATTTCTACCGCTGACCGTGAACGCCTCACCAAAGTTTACGAGCAAGCCATCATGACCCAATTGGTGCCCACCTACCGCAAATTGGCCACCTTTCTGGAACAAGAATATCTGCCCAAAGCCCGCACCAGCACCGGTATCAACGGCGTGACCGGCGGCCAAGGCCTCTACAACCATTACGTGCGCTACTGGACCACCACAGACAAAACCCCAGAGGAGATTTACACCACCGGTCAGCAAGAAGTAAAACGGATTCAGGCCGAAATGGAGAAGGTGAAAAACCAGGTGGGCTTTAAAGGCACCATCAGCGAGTTCTTCACGCACTTACGCAATGACCCGAAGTTCACGCCTTACAAAACACCGGAGGAAGTCTTGAACGCGTTCCGGGCCATCCAGAGCAAAATTGAACCTAACCTGTCAAAGATGTTCGGGCGTACGCCAAAGACGCCGTTTGAAATCAGACAAACCGAAGCCTTCAGGGCCGCCTCAGCTTCTGCTGAATACAACCAGGGTTCGCCAGACGGGTCACGCCCGGGCATTTTCTACGTGCCTATTTTAGACGCCACCAAGTTTAACACCACCAGCGGCATGGAGTCTTTGTTTTTGCATGAAGCCATTCCGGGCCACCACTACCAGATTTCGTTGCAGCAGGAAAACGAAAAGCTGCCTAAGTTCCGCCGCTTCAGCTGGTACGGTGCCTACGGCGAAGGCTGGGCGCTTTATACCGAATCTCTGGGCAAAGAACTAGGCCTTTACACTGATCCCTACCAATACATGGGCGCTCTGGGCGATGAAATGCACCGCGCCATTAGGCTGGTGGTAGACGTAGGCATGCACACCAAAAATATGACCCGCGAGCAAGCCATTGACTACATGATGGCCAACGAAGCCATTGACGAGAAAGGCGCCACCGCCGAGATTGAGCGCTACATGGCCATTCCTGGCCAGGCCTTGTCTTATAAAATTGGACAGCTTAAAATCCAGGAATTGCGTAACAAATACCAGAAACAGTTAGGCAATAAATTCACGCTCACCGCTTTCCACGACGAGATCTTGAAAGACGGCAACATGCCCCTGCAGGTAATTGAAAAGAAAATGGACGCCTGGGCGAATGCTCAGAAAAAATAA
- a CDS encoding AAA domain-containing protein, which produces MDKILNELLDVRALLKLEQEEDRKQFQLKNAQTSITERKRLGICWYPVSVIKQDVGFGNKMVVELERTAARDQLHMFQAGSSAQLFTNGEGGVLNGVVLEVKRNKLRLATSKEDLPDWLEGGARLGVELTFDEVSYREMEYGLMKVMEAEKSRLAQLRDIILGAEPAIFRREKPFESIPALNDSQNEAVRNIVQAKDVAIIHGPPGTGKTTTLVQAILQTLAAGERKLLVTAPSNTAVDLLTEKLAEQGVNVIRIGNPSRVSQVLLEHTLDSQIMHHREYKQLKKLRKSAQEYKAMASQYKRNFGHEERMQRQIMKEESKRILAQADDIEDYITEDLLDHVQVITCTLVGSANRAIRHLQYDTVFIDEAAQALEPACWIPITRANRVVLAGDHHQLPPTVKSITAERGGLAKTLFEKCIARQPETAIMLTTQYRMHEHIMGFSNRQFYHNELQAHESVRTATLSEVSQAFEPGLVVEFIDTAGCSFNDQTIGEGSSTANPEEADVLIKHLLQLLAGYEPGTPETEPKPLKIGIISPYRAQINYLNDQVEHQPKLADLHQRRQLSVGTVDSFQGQERDIIYISMVRSNPEGEIGFLADQRRMNVAMTRAKKKMVIVGDSATLGQHDFYQKFLLYAEEIGAYRSAWEFIQPE; this is translated from the coding sequence ATGGACAAAATCTTAAACGAATTATTAGACGTGCGGGCCTTGCTCAAATTAGAGCAGGAAGAAGACCGCAAACAATTTCAACTGAAGAACGCGCAGACCAGCATAACAGAGCGCAAACGCCTGGGCATCTGCTGGTACCCGGTAAGTGTGATCAAGCAAGACGTGGGTTTTGGGAATAAGATGGTGGTGGAACTGGAGCGCACCGCCGCCCGTGACCAACTGCACATGTTTCAGGCGGGTTCCTCGGCGCAACTTTTCACCAACGGCGAAGGCGGCGTGCTTAACGGCGTGGTACTGGAAGTAAAGCGCAACAAACTTCGCTTAGCCACTTCCAAAGAAGACTTGCCAGACTGGCTGGAAGGCGGCGCGCGCCTGGGCGTGGAACTCACCTTTGATGAAGTTAGCTACCGCGAGATGGAATACGGCCTCATGAAAGTAATGGAAGCCGAAAAATCCAGATTGGCCCAGTTACGCGACATCATTCTGGGAGCCGAGCCAGCCATCTTCAGAAGAGAAAAACCGTTTGAATCTATTCCGGCGCTCAATGATTCGCAGAACGAGGCCGTGCGCAACATTGTGCAGGCCAAAGACGTGGCCATCATTCACGGGCCTCCGGGCACCGGCAAAACCACAACGCTGGTGCAGGCCATTCTGCAAACCCTGGCCGCCGGTGAACGCAAACTGCTGGTCACCGCGCCCAGCAACACGGCCGTGGATTTGCTCACTGAGAAACTGGCCGAACAAGGCGTGAACGTCATTCGCATTGGTAACCCGTCCCGCGTGTCACAGGTTTTGCTGGAGCATACCTTGGATTCCCAGATCATGCACCACCGTGAGTACAAGCAGCTCAAGAAACTCCGGAAAAGCGCTCAGGAATACAAGGCCATGGCCAGTCAATACAAACGTAACTTCGGGCATGAGGAGCGCATGCAGCGCCAGATCATGAAAGAGGAAAGCAAGCGCATTCTGGCACAGGCCGATGACATTGAAGACTACATCACTGAGGATTTGCTGGACCATGTGCAGGTGATCACTTGTACGTTGGTGGGCTCGGCCAACCGCGCCATCCGGCACCTGCAGTATGACACCGTGTTCATTGATGAAGCCGCCCAGGCGCTGGAGCCCGCCTGCTGGATTCCCATTACCCGAGCCAACCGTGTAGTGTTAGCCGGAGACCACCATCAATTGCCGCCCACCGTGAAATCCATTACCGCAGAACGCGGCGGTCTGGCCAAAACGCTGTTTGAGAAATGCATCGCCCGCCAGCCCGAGACCGCCATCATGCTCACCACCCAGTACCGCATGCATGAACACATCATGGGCTTTTCTAACCGGCAGTTTTACCACAATGAATTGCAGGCGCATGAGAGCGTACGCACCGCTACCTTGTCAGAGGTGAGTCAAGCGTTTGAACCTGGACTGGTAGTAGAGTTCATTGACACAGCCGGTTGCAGCTTCAATGACCAAACTATTGGCGAAGGAAGCAGCACCGCCAACCCAGAAGAAGCCGACGTTTTAATCAAACATCTGCTGCAACTGTTGGCGGGCTATGAACCTGGTACTCCAGAAACGGAACCGAAGCCTTTGAAAATTGGTATCATCTCGCCATACCGCGCCCAGATCAATTACCTCAATGACCAGGTGGAGCACCAACCTAAGTTGGCAGACTTGCACCAGCGGCGGCAGCTGAGCGTGGGCACGGTAGATTCTTTCCAGGGACAGGAGCGTGATATTATTTACATCAGCATGGTGCGCAGCAACCCAGAAGGCGAGATTGGTTTCCTGGCCGACCAGCGCCGCATGAATGTGGCCATGACCCGTGCCAAGAAAAAAATGGTGATTGTAGGAGACAGCGCCACTTTGGGCCAGCACGACTTTTACCAGAAATTCCTTTTGTACGCCGAAGAGATTGGCGCCTACCGCAGCGCCTGGGAATTCATTCAGCCCGAATAA
- a CDS encoding peptidylprolyl isomerase, with product MKIEENKVVSLTYELRVTDEEGEDTLVETADEENPMVFLFGVSGLPEKFEQELEGKAAGEAFKFTVGSADGYGDVDESAVVPVPKNVFEVDGKIDEEMVQVGNYIPMSDNEGNHMQGRIVNVEEDHVLMDFNHPLAGMDMHFEGKIISVREASAEEISHGHVHGEGGHHH from the coding sequence ATGAAAATCGAAGAAAACAAAGTGGTGTCGCTCACCTACGAGCTCCGCGTAACCGACGAAGAAGGCGAAGACACCCTGGTGGAGACCGCTGATGAAGAAAACCCCATGGTCTTTTTGTTTGGTGTGAGCGGTTTGCCAGAGAAATTTGAGCAGGAACTGGAAGGCAAAGCCGCCGGCGAAGCCTTTAAATTCACAGTTGGCTCCGCAGACGGTTATGGCGACGTGGACGAATCTGCCGTAGTGCCGGTTCCTAAAAACGTGTTTGAGGTTGACGGTAAAATTGACGAGGAAATGGTGCAAGTGGGCAACTACATTCCCATGTCAGACAACGAAGGCAACCACATGCAAGGCCGCATTGTGAACGTGGAAGAAGACCATGTACTCATGGATTTCAACCACCCGCTGGCGGGCATGGACATGCACTTTGAAGGCAAAATCATCAGCGTGCGCGAAGCATCCGCAGAGGAAATCTCCCACGGCCACGTGCACGGCGAAGGCGGACACCACCACTAG
- a CDS encoding ACP phosphodiesterase, producing the protein MNYLAHLFLSGADPLLQLGNFIADGVRKTQLAQFPERVQQGIYMHHLIDRFTDTHPVVHQSKERLRPTYRKYASVIADIYYDHFLARNFSHYSHQPLPEFAASAYANIQAQPALLPARVQRFLPYMVEHNWLVSYAQVAGISQALRGLSRRASFESGMETAGEELCLNYEAYHQEFNQFFPELQQYVAKEIIIIGN; encoded by the coding sequence TTGAACTACCTGGCCCATCTTTTTCTATCTGGCGCTGACCCGCTGCTTCAGTTGGGAAACTTTATTGCCGACGGGGTTCGGAAAACGCAGCTGGCGCAGTTCCCAGAACGGGTGCAACAGGGCATTTACATGCACCATTTGATTGACCGGTTCACTGACACGCACCCCGTGGTGCACCAAAGCAAAGAGCGCCTCAGGCCCACCTACCGCAAATACGCCAGCGTGATTGCTGACATCTATTATGACCATTTTTTAGCCCGAAATTTCTCACACTACAGCCACCAGCCCTTGCCCGAATTTGCCGCCAGCGCCTATGCCAACATTCAAGCCCAGCCCGCGCTGTTGCCCGCTCGCGTGCAGCGGTTTCTGCCTTACATGGTAGAGCACAACTGGTTGGTTTCTTACGCGCAGGTAGCTGGCATTTCGCAAGCCTTACGTGGCCTCTCCAGAAGGGCAAGTTTTGAGTCTGGCATGGAAACCGCCGGAGAAGAATTATGCCTGAACTATGAGGCGTACCACCAAGAATTCAACCAGTTTTTCCCAGAACTCCAGCAATACGTAGCGAAAGAAATAATTATAATTGGTAATTGA
- a CDS encoding pyridoxamine 5'-phosphate oxidase family protein, whose translation MSNTPSNNQGDVKTLLEKIKDINTAMLSTADEDGSIRSRPMRHLEANEDGTIYFFTEYNSGKTDEIKNDSHVNLSYAKPGDQMYVSVSGKAQVYRDQQKIDELWNPAMKAWFPDGKDDPKIGILKVTIDKAEYWDSPSSAVVHLYGMVKAAITGEPAHPGENKKVNL comes from the coding sequence ATGAGCAATACCCCATCTAACAACCAGGGCGATGTGAAAACCCTGCTGGAGAAAATCAAGGACATCAACACGGCCATGCTGAGCACCGCCGACGAGGACGGTTCCATTCGGTCACGGCCCATGCGCCACCTGGAGGCCAATGAAGACGGCACCATCTATTTTTTCACGGAATACAATTCGGGCAAAACCGACGAAATCAAGAACGACAGCCACGTGAACCTGAGCTATGCCAAACCCGGCGACCAAATGTACGTGTCGGTGTCGGGCAAGGCGCAGGTGTACCGTGACCAGCAGAAAATAGACGAACTGTGGAACCCCGCCATGAAAGCCTGGTTCCCAGACGGCAAAGATGACCCCAAAATTGGAATCCTGAAAGTAACCATTGACAAAGCCGAATACTGGGACTCACCCAGCAGCGCAGTGGTGCATTTGTACGGCATGGTCAAAGCCGCCATTACCGGGGAGCCTGCCCACCCCGGCGAAAACAAAAAAGTCAATTTATAG
- a CDS encoding spheroidene monooxygenase: protein MPSPISPVSSAHTTLSLFGVKPGHWRWGLAQMGTSRQPLQQVKGLRFYKLLGSGQGRGFSLKPNWYRYGLMCTWDSPNAAEDFLHGHPLMRQYQEHTFEQYHLSLLPLQTHGLWDGKNPFTTETRASTQDQPIAVLTRASIKLTKVLDFWKHVPQASASLDQAQGLLASIGLGEAPFIRQATFSLWENEAAMKAYAYRTASHRDVITRTRTQGWYSEEMFARFTPIKSEGTWNGVDPLLNC from the coding sequence GTGCCTTCTCCAATCTCCCCTGTTTCTTCTGCGCATACTACCCTTTCCTTGTTTGGCGTAAAACCGGGGCATTGGCGCTGGGGCTTGGCACAAATGGGCACCTCCCGGCAACCCTTGCAGCAAGTCAAAGGCCTTCGGTTTTATAAGTTGTTGGGCAGCGGCCAGGGCCGGGGCTTCAGCCTGAAACCCAACTGGTACCGCTACGGCCTTATGTGCACCTGGGATTCTCCGAATGCCGCTGAGGATTTTCTGCATGGCCACCCGCTTATGCGCCAGTACCAGGAACACACGTTTGAGCAATACCATTTATCCCTTCTGCCGCTGCAGACCCACGGGCTATGGGACGGTAAAAACCCGTTCACCACTGAAACGCGCGCCAGCACCCAAGACCAACCCATTGCCGTACTCACCCGCGCCTCCATCAAACTCACCAAAGTCTTGGACTTCTGGAAGCACGTGCCCCAGGCCAGCGCCAGTTTAGACCAAGCCCAGGGCTTACTCGCTTCTATTGGTTTAGGCGAAGCGCCTTTCATCCGGCAGGCCACGTTCAGCCTCTGGGAGAACGAAGCCGCCATGAAAGCCTACGCCTACCGAACCGCCTCGCACCGCGACGTCATCACAAGAACCAGAACCCAAGGCTGGTATTCAGAGGAAATGTTCGCGCGGTTCACCCCCATCAAAAGTGAAGGCACCTGGAATGGCGTTGACCCGTTGCTTAATTGCTGA
- a CDS encoding histone H1 yields MNNFSKIKDLVLSLEGDFEKFYDKKNSAAGTRVRKGMQDLKNMAQDIRKEVQDMKNSEGAGK; encoded by the coding sequence ATGAACAATTTTTCAAAAATTAAGGACCTGGTTCTTTCTCTTGAAGGCGATTTCGAGAAGTTCTATGACAAGAAGAATTCAGCTGCTGGTACTCGCGTGAGAAAAGGCATGCAGGATCTTAAAAACATGGCCCAGGACATCCGCAAGGAAGTGCAGGACATGAAGAACAGCGAAGGAGCTGGCAAATAA
- a CDS encoding aminotransferase class I/II-fold pyridoxal phosphate-dependent enzyme, protein MDLFEKLLANRGPLGSHSHYAHGYFTFPKLEGDIAPRMNFRGKPVLNWSLNNYLGLANNPEVRKADADSAAEFGMALPMGARIMSGNSNNHEQLERELAEFVKKEDAFLLNFGYQGVVSIIDALVDRHDVIVYDAESHACIIDGVRLHQGKRFVYQHNDIESLEKQLQRATRLTNESGGAILVITEGVFGMSGNLGKLQEVVALKEKYNFRLFIDDAHGFGTMGKTGAGTGEHLGVQDGIDIYFSTFAKSMASIGAFVASNEQVIEYLRYNMRSQTYAKSLPMPLVVGALKRLELLRTKPELKDNLWTIVNALQKGLREKGFNIGTTTSPVTPVLLNGQISDATALTLDLRENYSIFCSIVVYPVVPKDVIMLRLIPTAVHTLEDVAETIAAFEAISAKLDKGLYTKTGVTV, encoded by the coding sequence GTGGATTTATTTGAAAAGTTATTAGCTAACCGCGGTCCCCTAGGTAGCCATTCACATTACGCCCACGGGTATTTCACATTTCCAAAATTAGAAGGTGATATTGCCCCACGCATGAATTTCAGGGGAAAACCCGTGTTGAACTGGAGCCTGAACAACTACCTGGGCCTGGCCAACAACCCAGAGGTGCGCAAAGCAGATGCTGATTCGGCGGCTGAGTTTGGCATGGCACTGCCCATGGGCGCCCGCATTATGTCTGGTAACTCCAACAACCATGAGCAGCTGGAGCGCGAGCTGGCCGAGTTTGTGAAGAAGGAAGATGCCTTTTTGCTGAACTTTGGGTACCAGGGCGTGGTGTCCATCATTGACGCGCTGGTAGACCGCCATGACGTGATTGTGTATGACGCGGAGTCGCATGCCTGTATCATTGACGGTGTGCGCCTGCACCAGGGCAAGCGGTTTGTGTACCAGCACAATGACATAGAGAGCCTGGAGAAACAACTGCAGCGCGCCACCCGCCTCACCAATGAATCTGGCGGTGCCATTTTGGTGATCACTGAGGGTGTGTTTGGCATGAGCGGTAATTTGGGCAAGCTGCAGGAAGTAGTGGCCCTCAAAGAGAAATATAACTTTAGACTGTTCATAGATGATGCCCACGGCTTTGGAACCATGGGAAAAACAGGTGCCGGAACCGGGGAGCATTTAGGCGTGCAAGACGGCATTGATATCTACTTCTCCACGTTTGCCAAGTCCATGGCCAGCATTGGCGCCTTTGTGGCCAGCAATGAACAGGTGATAGAATACCTACGCTACAACATGCGCTCGCAGACCTATGCCAAGTCATTGCCCATGCCGTTGGTGGTGGGTGCGCTCAAGCGTCTGGAATTATTGCGTACCAAGCCAGAACTGAAGGATAACCTCTGGACCATTGTGAACGCCCTGCAAAAAGGCCTGCGCGAAAAAGGCTTTAATATTGGCACCACCACTTCGCCGGTGACCCCGGTGCTGTTGAACGGACAAATTTCTGACGCCACGGCGCTGACCCTTGATTTACGCGAGAATTACAGCATTTTCTGTTCTATTGTGGTGTACCCGGTGGTACCTAAAGACGTGATTATGTTGAGGTTAATACCAACCGCGGTGCATACGCTGGAAGACGTGGCCGAGACCATTGCCGCCTTTGAGGCAATTTCTGCCAAGCTAGATAAAGGACTTTATACTAAAACGGGCGTAACGGTCTAA
- the accC gene encoding acetyl-CoA carboxylase biotin carboxylase subunit — translation MKQFKKILVANRGEIALRVMRSAKEMGIKTVAIYSEADRQALHVRYADEAVCVGPAPSNQSYLRADVILEVCKNLGVDAVHPGYGFLSENATFAKQVEEAGITFIGPSPEAIELMGSKLAAKAAVANYNIPMVPGTEYAITDVEEAKKLATSIGFPILIKASAGGGGKGMRVVDQVSEFEEQMQVAVSEATSAFGDGSVFIEKYIGSPRHIEIQVLGDTHGNIVHLFERECSIQRRHQKVIEEAPSAVLTPELRAEMGLCAVNVAKACNYIGAGTVEFLLDENKNFYFLEMNTRLQVEHPVTEQITGLDLVKEQIKVAQGEPLSFSQEDLTITGHAMELRVYAEDPTNNFLPDIGTLTTYKRPQGLGVRVDDGFEEGMEIPIYYDPMIAKLVTYGKDRAEAIDKMIRAIDEYQITGIETTLPFGKFVMQHEAFRSGDFDTKFIERYFKDPTVLKGAPNKDEEELAAVLAAVFAGKKKTTAPAAATSVAATSGMSDWRKNRLK, via the coding sequence ATGAAACAATTCAAAAAAATATTGGTCGCCAACCGTGGCGAGATTGCCTTGCGCGTCATGCGTTCCGCCAAAGAAATGGGCATTAAAACCGTGGCCATCTACTCAGAAGCCGACCGCCAGGCCCTGCACGTGCGTTACGCCGACGAGGCCGTGTGCGTGGGCCCAGCCCCTTCCAACCAGTCCTATCTTCGCGCTGATGTTATTCTGGAGGTCTGCAAAAATCTGGGCGTAGACGCCGTTCACCCCGGTTACGGATTCCTTTCTGAGAACGCCACCTTCGCCAAACAGGTGGAAGAAGCCGGCATCACCTTTATTGGGCCTTCACCAGAAGCCATTGAACTGATGGGCAGCAAGCTGGCCGCAAAAGCCGCCGTGGCCAACTACAACATCCCCATGGTGCCCGGCACTGAATACGCCATCACTGATGTGGAAGAAGCCAAGAAACTGGCTACTTCCATCGGGTTTCCTATTTTAATCAAGGCCAGCGCCGGCGGCGGCGGAAAAGGCATGCGCGTGGTAGACCAGGTCTCTGAGTTTGAGGAGCAGATGCAGGTGGCCGTGAGCGAGGCCACCTCGGCGTTCGGAGACGGTTCTGTCTTTATTGAGAAATACATAGGTTCGCCGCGCCACATTGAGATTCAGGTTTTGGGTGACACGCACGGCAACATTGTGCATTTGTTTGAGCGCGAATGCTCCATCCAACGCCGCCACCAGAAAGTGATTGAGGAAGCCCCATCAGCAGTCTTGACCCCTGAATTGCGTGCCGAGATGGGTTTGTGTGCCGTGAACGTGGCCAAAGCCTGTAACTATATTGGCGCGGGTACCGTGGAGTTTCTGCTGGACGAGAACAAAAATTTCTACTTCCTGGAAATGAACACCCGTCTGCAGGTGGAGCACCCAGTGACCGAGCAAATCACCGGTTTAGACCTGGTAAAAGAACAGATCAAGGTAGCACAGGGCGAGCCTCTCTCCTTTTCTCAGGAAGACTTGACCATCACCGGCCATGCCATGGAATTGCGCGTGTACGCCGAAGACCCCACCAACAACTTCCTGCCAGACATCGGGACATTGACCACCTACAAAAGGCCGCAGGGCCTGGGCGTGCGCGTAGATGACGGGTTTGAGGAAGGCATGGAGATTCCCATTTACTATGACCCCATGATTGCCAAACTGGTGACTTACGGCAAAGACCGCGCAGAAGCCATTGACAAAATGATCAGGGCCATTGACGAATACCAGATCACCGGCATTGAAACCACCTTGCCCTTCGGGAAATTTGTGATGCAGCATGAAGCGTTCCGGTCCGGGGACTTTGACACCAAGTTCATTGAGCGTTATTTCAAAGACCCCACCGTTCTGAAAGGAGCACCAAATAAAGACGAGGAAGAATTAGCCGCTGTGTTGGCCGCCGTGTTCGCGGGGAAAAAGAAAACCACAGCGCCAGCAGCTGCTACCAGCGTAGCCGCCACTTCTGGCATGTCTGACTGGCGGAAGAATAGATTGAAGTAG
- the bshB1 gene encoding bacillithiol biosynthesis deacetylase BshB1: protein MKLDLLAFASHPDDAELGCVGTILAHKAQGKKVGIVDLTRGELGTRGTPETRAQESAAATQLLGLDARENLGMADGFFKNDEAHQRLVIAAIRKYQPEIVLLNAIYDRHPDHGRGSQLVSEACFLSGLRQVKTLDENGIEQEAWRPKAVYHYIQDRMITPDLIVDVTPYWETKVEAIRAFKSQFFTPANEDTGEPATYISSPEFMRFIEARALEFGHAIGATYGEGFTKERHIGVKNLFDLM from the coding sequence ATGAAACTCGACCTCCTGGCGTTTGCCTCTCATCCAGACGACGCCGAACTTGGCTGCGTGGGTACCATTTTAGCGCACAAGGCGCAAGGCAAGAAAGTGGGCATCGTGGATTTGACCAGAGGTGAATTGGGAACCCGTGGTACGCCAGAAACCCGCGCCCAGGAATCTGCCGCCGCTACTCAACTTCTAGGCCTTGACGCCCGCGAGAACCTGGGCATGGCCGATGGTTTTTTCAAGAACGACGAAGCCCACCAGCGCCTGGTCATTGCGGCCATCAGAAAATACCAGCCCGAGATTGTCTTGCTGAACGCCATCTATGACCGGCACCCAGACCACGGGCGCGGAAGCCAGTTGGTGTCAGAGGCCTGTTTCTTGTCTGGCTTACGACAAGTGAAGACGCTGGATGAAAACGGTATTGAACAAGAAGCCTGGCGCCCCAAAGCCGTCTACCACTACATTCAGGACCGCATGATTACCCCAGACCTGATTGTGGATGTCACGCCGTACTGGGAAACGAAGGTGGAAGCCATTAGAGCCTTCAAAAGCCAGTTCTTCACCCCAGCCAACGAAGACACCGGCGAACCAGCCACCTATATTTCGTCGCCGGAGTTTATGCGTTTCATAGAGGCTCGCGCTTTAGAATTCGGCCATGCCATTGGTGCCACCTACGGCGAAGGCTTTACCAAAGAGCGACACATTGGCGTGAAAAACCTGTTTGATTTAATGTAA